TGCCGTCATGGTAGCCACCGTGTCCCTGCCTGGAGGATGAGCAGCTACCTCACTCGCCACCCCAGTGGAGTCGGCTGAACCAGCCACTCCGCTCACCTAAATGGGGACAACCGTCATCAATGTCCTGATGCCCACCACCGTGCTTCTCCTTGTCATCATCGTCACTCCGCGCGTGGGAGGTGTGGCCGGCCAAAGGAGCTGCACGAGCTTCTGGCCTAGACCACCTCCACTGGTGTATCCCCGCCTTGAACACTCTGTCGCCATATGAAGTTGCATGTCTTGGGGTTGATGGCAATTCTCTATCACATCccaattccataatcacatcattaaacataatcatgcatcataagtaCCATGTCTAATTGTTGATTGCTTGCTAATTTCTTTTGGTGGtttaaaaatttctaagtgttATGAAATACCTGACGTTACAGTTTTCCTTTAGTTTAAACTCCACTTCTACGTTGTGggtgaatccatttaaaatgggttcatctcgtTTTGTTATCGTTGCACTGTAATTCCTAAAATTATTGGAGCACTAGAGCATTCTTAGGTtaataaaagagagaaggagaaatatgagagaaaaatatgagGGTGCAGCTGAAATACTTGTCTCTCTTGCAAGTGGGACCCACCTGGCCAGCCCCACACCACCTCCCCTCTCCCACATGGCTGCACAGTAGCAGCCCTTCCCCTCCACcgcactctctccctcacgttcactctctccctctccaacaGCCAAGAGCAAAAGAGGCAGCACTctttctccttccctctctcaaactctctcactTTCCACACAAATCCCACCTCAAGCACTAGGATttaaggtatgcatgttataCTGCAGTTTTCCCCCCTTCTTAGCTTCCTTTCCATCCAAGAATCTCTTGTATGCATGGAGTTTTGAAGGAATTACAAGCAATTTCGTCACCACCtttgttctgaaatttcagcagcacttTGGTTTCCTTTCGACAAGTTCTTCCCTCCAATTCTTCCCCAAATCGACGATCACAACCCTTGGCAAAGGACATAGGGTAAGTCTCTAGTGTTCCTTACTAGCAATGTACATTTTAGCTCAGTTTTGGATGGATTTGTGGGCTGCAATCAAGGAATGGCAAAGTAACGTTGTGTTCTTGAGGTGATAGAGCTAGAATGAAGGTTTGAATGAGTTAGAGCTAGTGATTCGAGTTTGTGGAGTGAATAAAATAGGTATAGAACTCTTGGTTTAGTGCCTATGCATGTTTAAGTGGTTGGAAATtcgacatgcaagttgaatcggtcGAAAAAACATCGCAAAACATGTATTCTACAGGAACCCAGAGATTTCGGGTtacaacccagaggttccggtgatcctaaccaaaaataccatgtcctaaaattaataccatgtcctaaaattatgaaacaacttggacaattcatgtttTGATCAGTCCTATcaagaaaaatatactttggtatgaaagtgctatttaaattgttgaatttcatttaatcttgatatcTAGTTTAGTCACGGTCCTTTTTGGATAGCccttaaataaatcatttataccATGAGCCTATGTGCTTCAATTCGAGTGTTTCTTGCTGCATTATTTTCATTACTCGGTACCACATCcccattaaaattttgtagtaTTTTCATAGCATatctttcatactcatcattacATGCGTTCTTCTTAGTGAACAAAGGACTGGAGGGTAAAGCgggcgtgatcgagggcgatCCAGAAGTTTTTCCTTTGCTTGTGAAGCTaatcaacaaggcaagcatctaagtatttTCATCCTATTACTTTGaatcatatattgtgtcaattgataagttatacTTTATGTGtgtttgcatgtcaatgagtcttatatcagattttgggttagatcctatttgttgcattaccctctcttgacattgtttatcgcttgatcctttgtaacctgGGTTGTTCATATCAtataatggtctaacttaaaaagaatgtgttatgcttagcatggcATATGTCCTCGTTACAAGTTGAGCGGTGGTTCGGCCATTGTTCGTAAGTTTAGGGCTTACTTTATATcataaagataatgatgatagaggatggtgtaagttagtgaggattAGCTGAGATTCGGGagggcaatagggatggctcgagaagggagtctcggatgctataggtcTGCTTGAATCGATGAAGCATTGTccgttgttgtagttggctttagcacttgtcCATACTTACCACGTATTTGTATATAGGACCGATGAGCCGAATATCTTAtgtagttgtgatcttttggtATGCTATTCTCGGGTGTTATCAGCATAATAGGCTTGAAaagggtatctagtttgctctgggagtagttctagatgacccctgCATGCCGAGgcgcatgttcaaacggttggggcttatttgataaaggttgacatgagtactcCCTTCTGTGGACTTGTGTAGTCAtgaagccatatggtcctcaagtcgtgtgggtaatggTGTACCCCCTATAGGGtgtaaaataatttgaattatcacgctctcggttatgagcacgcttctgtctatttgcatcaaagttccggttgtggttgtgatggtatgttagaaaatgtatggtgatgttgttgaagttttgatatagtttaagttataattatggtatggtaatgatctgaggatagaaggttgtttatggttaggtgtagatgcttacacttgagtcgagattgctcttgcatatgaaattcacttaaccttgtggtcgagtccttgctaattattCAAATTCATTCTCTTTGTagtcaggctatttataagtgctcattatggattaagtcttgtgaatatcttcgtactcacgtgcttCGTTTGTTTTTTAGATGACGAAGGTTTagtctttggctactttacgcccaTCGATGTTGACGATGGGCATGAGTAGTGCTATTCTACTCACCTTAGGGCAATGGCGCTAGCCATCTTTTATCGTTATGTAACCCTTTCCGCTGCGTAGCTACTCTAACAATGTTCAGTTTATGCTTTGGCTATAaagttaatctacttaaagacttgtaacttaatttaattactcgctctttattatatcttgtgatgatatacttgttgtaatgcatgtgttccgattttgggcacaaaacacatgctgggactatcatggtgatattctggttaatcatgtAGTCATGATTacacaaatgatcgacttattgattaattagaatattatttggacggttcctcatattCCCGATGGTCACAGATCTTTGTGTTGCACCAAGTGGACCAGCACTTTGTATGAATGACCCTGCTTCGGCAATCGTGGCTCAGACCACTCGATGTAGCCTTGTGGTAGGGAGACGTGCACAGGTGGAACCGACCCCTCTGGCTCCGGCTCTGTGATAGTCACCCACACCGCCTTTGGGATGGCGCTCGGATCCGGCGTCCAGGCATAGAGGGTGTAGACATCATTTCTGTTCCGGTGGTGCGAGGCCTTGTCAGAATAGTGCAACGCACAAGAGCAACCAATGATCGTGGCCACGATCTCCTCTATCCATAGGTGCACAGGTATCCCCTCCAGGGCAAGCGTGATGTGGAACCCCAGAGCCGCCCCGTTAGATTGGCTGCACATAGTCAACCGTTGGAGCCGAAACTCCCGCCTAGTGGAGATGAAGCTGGAGCTTGAGCTTGCCCTTTCAAAGGCCAACGAATCGGAGAGGACCACCAAGAAGTCTCCAGGGTGGTAATATGTGACTTGGATGTCCATGAGGTGGACGCCGAACTTAGCCCGGGACGCGTCCATGACGTGGTAAGGCTTTGTCGCAGGGCGGTTCCGGCCAATCCACACCAGCAGGGCCGAGCACTCAAAGAAGGCAACGTGCTCCAGAATCTCCTCCGTCATCGGAAGCATGAAAACCTCCTGGTCCAGCAAAGGCTGGGGTTGCCAGGGAGCGCCATAGCAGATGAAACTATGGCGGCCGGCCCGGATGATGGACAAAGGAATTGTTTTAAACTGTGGTGGCCACAGCAAAGGAATTGTTTTAAATGACCATCATGCACTCGAACTCACAAAATGGTTttctttgttttgtaggtaaaGAATGAATGGATGATGAGCTCTTTTCATGCTTTGGTTGCTGCGTTATTCTCAAAAAAGTGTTGTTCTTAGTAGTCAAATGCTATAATTttacttcttcatatattattGTTGTCACCAAAGAATATTGTTTTTGTGATGAACTTCTAAGTATACCagatattttattttcaattgaaatATAATTATTGTTTTGCCTAGGGCCATCGAAATGCCAATGTTGGCCTTGTTGAAGAACAAAGCCCCACAACCTTTTGGCACAGCTTTTGGTATTTGTGGAGATGTAATTCCAGATGTTCATATACATATACTATTTATCTCAGTCGTTTATCCTTTCAAACTAATATTCATCTCTCCTTTTGTTCTTTGTAACCACTCTATGATTATTTTCACCAACCTCTTCAGCACAAATCtcaatttaaataaattatCCTAATAAACTATGTGTGCGTAAGAGCATATGAAAATTGTGTGGTCCTACTTTAGCTTCTTTTTCCGCCGAGAGGCTGAAGCAAAAGGTGTACTACGGAGGACCTCGCAGGTGCGGATGAATGAAAAAGCTGCCAAATCTGACTGATTGATGCGTGATTTTGGACGAAGCACAGATCAGATCATACAAGAACGCCCAGATAGGAACCCGGAATCCAGATGAGCGGATAACGCAGCACGGCTAATCCAGATGACGATAAGTATTCACGTACTAATCACTTGTCCACTCAAGCCATCCAATCAATCGATTAATGAAGCCATCCTCACAGGTTGATCCCAGGTAGAACAAATTAATCAGTCACACGAGCCATGCTACGCTTCCCGGTCACCAATTCGATCCCCCACGACGGCGACGTGCGGAGTAGACGACGACCCACCGCTCCATCCGTCAGGACATGCGGCGCCGCGGCCTCCATGTCGCCCCGGCGCCACGCGCGAAGGAACGCGACGGAACCTACATAAAAAGAAAACCCACGGCAGGAACTCGAGAGGTCCCAACACGAAAAATTTTATGCCGTTTATTTGGGTAAAAATTCATGccgaaaaaataaataaaaatatctaataAATAAGAGAATAAACAGATGAATAAGTTTCGTGTAAAAAAGATTAATGATAAAAATAAGTTTTCCTTGCGACTTGGGAAGACGTGCGAGAAAGTTCGTCCGCGCATGGCCAATCACGGCACCCGGTGCATGACCGAGCCGAGCGGCCGCCGGTGGCCACAGGCCGGTGCAAGAAAACGCTTCTCGCCTTTCCGGGAGCACTAAAGATTTTGCAGGTAGCTCGGTGGCTCTTGAGAGGCTTCCAGGTTCCAGAGGATGCGCATCGTCGTGTCCCCTGTCTTGCGTCGGGCGATCGTGTTCGGGCGTCTCGTCAGATATTTCTCTCCAGATTCCTGTACTTCTGCTCGCTTCTCTGTCCGATCGATCGATTGGTTGGTCGGCAAGTTGGTCCGGTGGTTCAAGTGATCTCTCATCGCATCCGGCTGCAAATGGGTGGAGCAAAGCAAACTGAATTGGCGGACAGGATGCACGCGTGCCTAGAGGCAAGAGCAATGTCAGCATGACTCATGCGGTCATGCCCTCCGAGACCTGTTTCTCTCTTGCTTCAGAATATCTGGAGGCGCGTGTAAGCTCTTGGGCTGCAAAGTATATGCCTAAGgctctgtttattttttattttaattatggaTTTAGCCCTAAAAATGAAAGCAAAAATAAATTATTCTAATCTAAAAGATGATTCTCGTAATCCACGAACCAATTTATACTACGAAATTTCATAATTCACAATAATAGAAATAAACTTCTTCATAtaatttataatataataatccacagtaaaaataaacatatcctaaatttaaaaaatgttCTTCTCACCCCAGATTCGTGTAGTACATTCTATCTCATGCACtatacaaatctcattgcacaTCCAATGGTGCATGTACTAGGTGCATCTTACTTCCAGATAAACAGCTTCAGCTAGAGCTAGCGTACAGGCCAGCATATCAACATGCTCCAACAGCTAGCATGTCGATCGCAACATGCATACTGACATGGAGCATCATGGGCAGAGGATTCATCAAATTTCCTAGACCTAAAAAATGCTAGCCCTTCCGTTTTGGGTAATAGCTGTGGTGTGGATATCGCCCTGGTATTGTCCTACTGGCCCACTGATCGACAGtactgcatctgcatgcatgttTGTTGTTCTTTTTGCAGGACACAATGCCCCTGCGACCTGCTTTAGCCTAGTGGTCTGCATAGGCAAAAAGAAAATACTTCAACAGATTTCTCTAGCCTAATGGTCTGCATAAAATGATTAAAAGTCATTGGGGCTTGCGAGATTTCGCTCTGATTTCTTCAACTTTCAGGAGAATGCACTATATGTTGATCGTAGAAAAGAGGAGAAAGCGCCACATTGTGTTAAATGGATGAGTTCAAGGCGATCACTAGTGGTATAACTGATGCCGAAAGAATGCCCGATCTAAGTAGCAGTGGCAAAGGGTTGGATGGCACAGGAGCGTGACATCAGTTATTAGTGCTAGTGTTAGCAACAATGGATCATCAGTGGATCATACTGGCTTAGGTCTGTCGATGTGCCTAGTTTGGGTTGATGGGATCGGAGCGGCATCGCTACCGAATTTGTGCCATAGCGCACGAATTTTGCAAGTATTGAGGTTTTTGGTGAACATTTGCCAATGGGAGCAGCatcgaaaggaaaaagaacaacATTGACAAGGGAGGCAGACAACGGATTGTGCATGCCTCTATTGTATGAAGAATAGAATTGTGGTGTCATCAGATTATGCTGGTAGTGGTAAATTTGGTTTGGCAAAGTATAACTACAAAAAAACATACTCCCTCGTCATATGTATGTGTTCGATACAACCATCAAGAAGGCTTGAACGTGCAGTCTTGTGGAAAGAAGAAAACTCGAACAATGTAAAGACCAAATTCGGATTTACGACATTTCCAAGTTGAGTTTTCCACTACAGTTCTTTCCCTTCATCAAAGTGATCCTATTTTGGAAGGTCTGGGGCTAGCTTCAGTGCTTCACAGGGCTCTAGTTAGAACAAATAGGTTTCAACTTCTCAAGCACAAACGCCACTTCAGCAGACATCAAGTACACTCTATTTAGTAGGCATGCATAAACCTTCACTAGAAGTTTAGTACAACTATCAGATAGCAGGTACTAATTAAAAACATTACACGTATGTGAACACTGAAGATCAAAGCTCCTCAGATCCCATAAGATAAAGGAGAATGTTGCATCACAACCAGCAGTGAAAAGGAGACCCCGCTGACACAACATAAAGCACGCAGATCATAACTGACACAATCATCGGAAGCAAAAGTCATGAACTAGTCTCGACGAACAGCAACACCTCGTGCTTTGATCTCTCtccatattattattattagctCCAGTACAAGAAACTCAACCAAAACGAAGAACATACATGTAGTAGCGAGCAACCAGATTAGCCGCAGCATCAGAAAAGCGCACTACTCCAAAATGAAACTCGATCACATTGCATGCAACAATATCCTAGCAATCTACGTAGATATTATTACGATTTTACCTTATTACTTCCCTcgtgatcttcttcttcctcctatctcagctctctctctctctctctctctctctctctctctctctctcatgcacGAACAGATCACATGACTTGAACAGTAGCACATGCTACACTagcaacaagaacaagaagccaaaaaacaCTACAGCTCAGACGGCGGTAGACGGTAACACTAACAATCTAAGGCACTAGCTAGCTGCAAAAAGCCTGCGGTGGTACGTGGTCGTGATCGGTAGAGGGTAGATCATCAGCTCCGGACAAGCCCGCAGGACAGCGTCATGAGCAGCATGGCGGCGTCCGTGATCTCGTCCTGCACCGGCAAGGCCGGCGACGGTCGGAAGCTGCTGCAGGCGGTCGCGGGCGCTGCGGGAGCAGGACTCCTGCTCCAGATGATGAACCCAATGTTGTCGACGAGATCCCTGCTCAGCCCGGTGTCAACAACCGTGGCGGTGGTCTGGACGACGGTCTTGTCAGTGGCAGCGGCAGGAGCGGAGGCGGCAGCGTGATCCCGGACCACCTTGCACCGTTTCTTGAACGGCAGCGACCGGTCCACGTCCGCTCTCTTATCTTTCTTCTCCTTCGCGTGCGCGGCCATGGTACCTCTGGGCAAGGCCGCGGCTGCCTTGGTGCCGTCGGTGGACGGCGCCCCGGAGGCCATCATCGCCCGCCGCGCCTTTCGCTGCCTGATGCCGCAGGCGTTGCAAAGCGACTGCACCATGCAGAACAGGTTACAGTTCAGTCACGGGCTTGCAATCATACCAACTATAATTGTACAAAGTGAATGGACTGTGGACCATGTATGGGTTTGAAGAGGCAACGAATTGAATCAACCCTACCTTGGGGCCGCAAGGACCACTCCTCCACAAGGGGGTCTTGGTGGTATTGCAGTCCGAGCACACCCTAATAACACCCAGATTAGGTTGGTTGCTCATATATTGGTACGGTTGCGCCCTTCTCCTGGGCTTCTTCACCGCCACACCGGCACCGGGATTATCGGCGCTCGCCTTCCTCGTGATCCGCATCTTGGCTGGCGGCGTCCAGTTGCCAGGCTCGAGCGATCCGCTGACCTGCAGCTTCCCCATATCGTATGGATCGTACGAGGATGGCTCGATCATGTCGTCGCGGATGCTCTCCACGGTCGGGAACGTCGTCGCAAAGACACTCGCCGACGATCCACCGATCATCTGGTAGTACAAAAGATCATGCTAATTAAGCGACTTGAAGCGAGCaaattaacaaaaaaaacttGTCAATTTTTATAGGAGTGACAAATTAATAAGCACGTATTTAGGTAGTACTTACATGCTGGGGCTCTAGCATAGATTGATGCTGCCTCATCAAGCGATGGTCTGCCGATCCATAGCTTAGTGTACCGCTGTCACTATTGCTGCTGTTGCTGATCACAAAAGGGAACATGATATGGGGATCCTTGGGCGGGGTGAAGGCCTGGAAGTGGCCTTGATGATGATCCTGGTGGTGATCTCCCTCCATGAGAGGGAGAGCAGTGGAGAGCTGGCTCATGTAGATGGCAGACATGGGAGAGGAAATCAAGCTAGCTAGAGATCCGGATCGAGCTACAGCTAGCTAGGTTGCAGGCGGTAGTAGATGATAGGTGAATGGAGATCAGGATGAGATGGAGAGGAGAGAGTAGTGTGATGTGCAGGTTGGAATGGCAGTTTGAAGGGACCAAGAGGCAAGAGCGATCATGGACACCAGGGGAAGGCATGTCtcttttataaagggacaagaGAGGTGCCTAGGCCGTGTACATCATTCGTGTGTGATCCCTTTCACAGACACACAcattaagagagagagagagagagatccttTCACATACACACACGGAGAGAGACACGAAGGGAGAGAGATGTGAAGAGAGAGAATAGCAAAAGGATGAGCTAGATCGGAAGGGAACAGTAAAACACGTGGGCCCCTGTGCAAACACACGTTAATTCCTAGTAGGTTCGATCAACCaggatatttttttaaagtgaTCCACACCCACACAGCTACAAAGGAGCTGAGCGAGCGCCTCCAAAGATGAGTGCCGACTCGAACCTAGATCGCTCACCTAGGATTGAAATTCCATCAAATTGAATATAGAAGATCCCCTTTAAGATCAAATAATTCCATCGAATTGAGTATGACTGTATGTATGATAGTATCTACTATACTAGAAATATCAATGAATCTCATTCTTGCAATTGCTCATAATACCCTCGTTtaaaagaatattttttatgtagaaaGTCTCAAATTCAGGAACTACTCTGTTCGACAACCCCCTTCATCGACCAGGATATCTGAGGAGGTCTTGCTCCAAGCGAGGGAACGTCGTTTGCATCACCCGTTTGTTAGCAGATGGATCGATCATGATAGCTAATAAGCTCATCTTAAACATGATTAGCCCTAAATACAGACACATATTAAGCGGAAGCGTGAACGCATACCTGAATTTGGTGACGCCATCCTTTGTTAATCAATGAAATTGAAGAGCGTGAGCGTGTTGGTGTAGATAGTCGCGGCCTGGACAACGTAGCTCGGTGAAGTCACGACGATGGCCTACGCTCTGCTGCCGTGCACTAATATGATCGGCAGGTCGAATGTATGTTTGGGAGAGGCTAAACCTCACGAGATCAATGTCACTGTGAGGTGCCGGCTCCCCCTCATTTATATATATGCACGGCACGGAACGAGACCACAACCATATATGGTTGGTTGCGCCACCGATCGCAGCGCAAGGTGGGTACGGGACTCCCCTTTAGTCGAACGTCAGTTAGGATTCTATAAGGAGAGAGAGGGCCCCGAGATCACATCCAATATTTTCCCCCTTGATCGTAAGACTAATATCCTAAGTCCACTCTCAATGAAATAGTACACCAAGGGAAAGCATTACAGTGGCTAATTaaatgccactgaaacccaAAAACCTATAGTACACTATTTCATCTCAAAATGGAAAATCGTTATtcttaatgggagttggtttgcattatggtcctcttatccagaatcataggttttccaataaccccatgccgGCAACATGGTCACGAAAAATAtagggtggtaagcctttagtgagcggatccgcatgtattgacttagtacttatatgcttgacacttattgtttgatcctggattctatctttcacaacatgatacttaatatcgatgtgtttggcagcaccactcgacttgttgttactcgtatagaaaactgcggGTTGATTATCACAGTATAACGTAAGTAGTTTTGAAATATTATCGACCACTCTTAATcccgggataaagttctttagccatatagcctgcccggtagcctcataacatgccacaaactcagcttgcatcattgaagatgctgtaagtgtctgtttagagcttttccacgagatagctcctccagcgagggtgaagatataacctgatgtggatttcttagtgtctacacaccccgcaaaagtctgcatccgaataaccaacgacttcaaggttatcggattctctaaatatgagcatgtagtttttagtgccttgcaaatagtgaaggactttcttaacggctttccagtgATCCGGTCCTGaatttgactgatatctgccaagcatcccggtcacgaaagctaagtcagggcatgtacatacttgagcatacataatgcttccgacagctgaagcataaggaactgacttcatttgatcaatttcatattggttccttggacaCTGAAATATCCCAAACTTATCACCCTTAATAATAGGAGCAGGcgtggcagagcacttatgcatattgtatttcttcagtactctgtcaatgtatgccttttgagacaaacctaatactcctttggaccgatctcggtgaatttcaatgccaagaacataagaggcttcaccgagatccttcatatcaaaattagagaaaagaaatctcttggtctcaaacagcatatccttatcactgctagccaataagatatcatccacataaagaactaagatggtgaattttccccctttaaactttacataaatgcagttatcaacttcattttctttaaagccaaaatttctaataactttatcaaacttgagataccactgcctagacgcttgctttagaccataaattgatttcttaagacgacatcccaaatgttccttgcctttcatgacaaaaccttccggctgagccatgtaaacattttcttccaagtcgcCATTAAGGAATGTCATCTTTACATCAATCTGAtacagctctaaatcataatgcgctgTAAGCGTCATAATTATTCTaaaagaatctttacttgatacaggagagaagGTTTCATTATAATTgattccttctctttgcgagaagcctttagctacgagccttgctttgaacctttcgatgttcccattagagtcatgtttggttttgtagacccatttacagcctactgttttggctctgTCAAGGATTTCTACCAGGTCCCATACATCATTATCactcatagactttaattcgtcattcatggcattaagccactcagacgaatgatcactcatcatggcctctttatatgagttgggatcttctgtcttccctatgtcattaacatcctcattcatgtaAACAACGTAATCGttcgagatggcaggtctcctCTCACGC
The sequence above is drawn from the Phragmites australis chromosome 10, lpPhrAust1.1, whole genome shotgun sequence genome and encodes:
- the LOC133883553 gene encoding protein CYTOKININ-RESPONSIVE GATA TRANSCRIPTION FACTOR 1-like, which produces MSAIYMSQLSTALPLMEGDHHQDHHQGHFQAFTPPKDPHIMFPFVISNSSNSDSGTLSYGSADHRLMRQHQSMLEPQHMIGGSSASVFATTFPTVESIRDDMIEPSSYDPYDMGKLQVSGSLEPGNWTPPAKMRITRKASADNPGAGVAVKKPRRRAQPYQYMSNQPNLGVIRVCSDCNTTKTPLWRSGPCGPKSLCNACGIRQRKARRAMMASGAPSTDGTKAAAALPRGTMAAHAKEKKDKRADVDRSLPFKKRCKVVRDHAAASAPAAATDKTVVQTTATVVDTGLSRDLVDNIGFIIWSRSPAPAAPATACSSFRPSPALPVQDEITDAAMLLMTLSCGLVRS